The genomic segment TGCTGCATCAATACGTGCGCTACGCCGGCAACCTGGCCGGCATCATTCTGGTCGCGGTGGCGATTGCGGCTGCCGTGATGGTGACGCGCTGAGCGAGCCTTCAACAGCCGTAGAAGCGCGCAAAGCGCTCCCAAGGCTCACGCTCGGGCACGAAGCCGTTCTCCGGCGCCGCGGGGTCGGCATGGCCCAGGGCCAGCGCGCACAGCACCAGTTCACTATCGGCAAGCGTTAGCTGCTCGCGAATCACTCGGTGGTAGGGCGCGATGGCGGCCTGGGCGCAGCTGTGCAGGCCCTGGCCACGGGCGGCCAGCATCAGGCTCTGCAGGAACATGCCGCAGTCCATGAAGCTGCCGGTATCCAGGCGCCGGTCGAGGGTCAGGATCATCGCCACCGGGGCATCGAAGAAGGCGTAGTTGCGGCGTGCCTGGGCCAGGCGTTTGCCGCGCTCCTCGCGGTGAATGCCGAGTGTCTCGTATAGCCCGTAGCCGCAGCGCCGGCGCCGACCGATATACGGCTCGAACCATTCGCGGGGATAGTAGACGTACTCGGCCTGGTGCTGGTCCGGCTCACTATCGAAGGCCGCCTGCAGCGCATCGCTCAGCGCGGCAAGCGGCTCGCCGCTCACCACGTGCACCTGCCATGGCTGAATGTTGCTGCCGCTGGGCGCCTGGCCCGCCACCCGCAGCAGATGCTCGAGCGTCTCGCGCGGTACCGGGGTAGGCAGAAAGCGCCGTATCGAGCGTCGCGACAGAATGGCATCGTCTACATGCATGGAAAGCACCTCGCGCAAGAGTAGTGGCCTATCATGGTGACGTGTTAATAGCGCTTTGACGATAACGGGAGTTCCCCTCGATGGCTCGCGCCGACTACCCCGAGACGCCGGATGGCCGCTACTTCGTCGCCAAGGATAAACTCTGGCGCAAGACCGATCCTGCCCTCGACGACACCACCCGCCGCGCACGGGTCAAGGCGCTGATGCAGGCGCGCCGCGCGGTCAAGCACGCCAAGCAGGCCGATGACGACGACGCCCTGCGCGAGGCGCGCCAGGCGGTGGACGACGCCAAGATCGCCCTCGGCGAGCGCGGCCCGGTATGGTGGGATGACGACGCGCCGGACGAGACCGGCATGCATCCGCGTAACAGCTCCTACGCCGAGTGGTGGCGCGGTCAAGAGGCGAGTAAGTGAGCGCTGGCATACTCTGGCACCTGCGTGCAGCGGCCTGGATGCGATGCTGCAGTGACGTGCTGCAGGGGTATCCCAGGTTGTGTGAAGGACGCCGGATCTTCCACTGGGCTGAGCAGGCGTAGCGACTACCCTGCGCCCGGACGCTGACGATTTCAGTCAGGCCAACACCCTGATCAACGAGGTGATGGACGACGCCCAGCGCGAGCAACTGGTCAACAACGCCAACGTTCACCTCAAGGATGGCGTCTCCCCCGAGGTACTGGAATGCGCCATTCAATACTGGCGCAACATCCATCGAGAAGCGGGCGATGTCGCGACCTGCCGCTCGGTGCGCCGAACTGGCTGGTCGAGCAGATATGGCAAGACGGGCACGCAACGCTATCGGGCACGCAGTAGCCAGGAGGCGAGTGCCACACCCACCAGGCCGATAATGGCCCCGGGGAACGCTCCCAGGCCAAGGCTGGCTCCCAGGCCGATAAACAGCGCCGCGCCTCCGCTGACAATGGCCGGTGTACCGGTTGCGTGGGGCACGTCCTGTTTGCGGTATCGCTCGAAGAGGACCACCAGGATCATGATCGGGGCGACCATCAATATGCAGAGCCCAAGCCACTCCAGTCGGCCGATCCAGAAGCCCGGCTCGCCGGGCTGGCCGGCATCTATCGGCCAGTCCAGGCGCATTCCCAGCCAGGCGGCGGGTAGCTCAGCGAGTTTATGCCAGAGATAAAGCTGCAACCCCAGGGCGCCAAGCATCGCCGTCCAGCGCCCCATCTGCTGTCGCTTGAGAAAATGGTGTACCGGTGTCTCGAAGAGCAAGACCAGGCCTATCTGGAGCCACATGACACCGAGTAGCGCCAGGGTTGGCGGCAACAGATTGCTATCGCCGCCCAAGTTGCCATTGACCATGGAAACGGGATAGCCGGCCGCTACGGCTAACCCTAGCCAAGCCAGCCCGCACAGCATCAGGCCCAGGCCGGTACGGCGGCCGAAGAAGCGGCCGTGCCACCAGGCGATACCCAGCTGCTGAGGTAGCACCCATACCAGGACGAGATTGATCCATCCGACAGAGTCATGGGTCTCGGTGACCCGTGCGCCGAACTCGAGTAGGTCGGCGATACCAGTGGGTCGGGCACGTAGCAGATCGATCGCGGCAATCAGGAGAATCAGGCCGGCTACGGCCCTGAGGCCCCAGCGACGGTCGGCCCATAGACACAGCGGCAACAGCAGTTGCACCCCAAGCAGGATCAGCAAGAACCAGAGATGAACCGTCAGTGAATGATTGAGCGGCCCGAGAATGCCCTCTTGGGTCAATAAGGCGGTTAGCGCGAACCCCGTTAATACCACCAGATAAGTGACGGTGGGCCGTGCCAGTCCCAGAGCACGATCTGCCCACCAGTGCAGGTGCGGTCTGCCTCTATCCAGGCGTTGCCGGACCCCCTGTGAGCTGACCGCGGCAGAAACAAACACGAACAGCGGCACCACCTGCACCAGCCAGGTATAAAGCCCGGCCGGCGCCCAGACGTCGAGGATATGCTCGGTATCCCTCAGGATGCCA from the Halomonas sp. 1513 genome contains:
- a CDS encoding nitroreductase is translated as MHVDDAILSRRSIRRFLPTPVPRETLEHLLRVAGQAPSGSNIQPWQVHVVSGEPLAALSDALQAAFDSEPDQHQAEYVYYPREWFEPYIGRRRRCGYGLYETLGIHREERGKRLAQARRNYAFFDAPVAMILTLDRRLDTGSFMDCGMFLQSLMLAARGQGLHSCAQAAIAPYHRVIREQLTLADSELVLCALALGHADPAAPENGFVPEREPWERFARFYGC